The following are encoded together in the Blautia obeum ATCC 29174 genome:
- the acsB gene encoding acetyl-CoA decarbonylase/synthase complex subunit alpha/beta has product MTLFDRVFSGNDAVFGLTEGAIDGAIAQYGEDKAVSFPNTAYSLPCYYAVTGTKVTTLKELKEALGVVKTLMTREKRLNDAFMSGVATALCAEFIEVLKYIDGATPYEEPCYGHLADAVIRELGVPLVTGDIPGVAVILGSAPTVEEGVALVKSYQAQGILVTLVGGIIDQVAEAGMKTGANVRVIPLGKDVTAVIHVVSVALRAALIFGNVTPGDAGTLMKYTMDRVPAFVNAFKPLDDVIVACGAGAIALGFPVVTNETENIFRVPKSLIVQEDVSKFNATSLEARDIKIKITNIDIPVAFASAFEGEIIRRKDMQVEFDGSRVDCAELVQTCDASEVEDHKITVVGPEVDDMELGSKNSIAYVVKVAGKNMQPDFEPVIERKFHNYINCIEGVYHTGQRDMQRIRISIDAFNAGFKIKHIGEVLYASVKNEFDAVVDKCEVVIYTDPAECTRVRHEVAIPIFDKRDERLDTLTDESVDVYYSCILCQAFSPSHVCVVTPERLGLCGAVSWLDAKATHQLDPNGPCQVITKERPIDENLGSYEDVDEAVQKFSQGALEHVTLYSIMQDPMTSCGCFECICGIEPFSNGVVIANREYAGMTPLGMTFPEMASMTGGGVQTPGFMGHGKHFISSKKFMKAEGGIERIVWMPKELKEFVAERLNKTAQELYGIENFTDMIGDETVATDPEALVEYLTEKGHPALAMDPMM; this is encoded by the coding sequence GTGACTTTATTTGATAGAGTTTTTAGCGGAAATGATGCTGTATTTGGTTTAACAGAGGGCGCTATCGACGGAGCAATCGCTCAGTACGGCGAAGACAAAGCTGTCAGCTTCCCGAATACCGCATACAGCCTTCCATGTTACTACGCTGTAACAGGAACAAAAGTTACAACTTTAAAAGAATTAAAAGAAGCTCTTGGTGTTGTTAAAACACTTATGACAAGAGAAAAAAGATTAAATGATGCATTTATGTCAGGTGTTGCTACAGCACTCTGCGCAGAATTCATCGAAGTTCTGAAATATATCGATGGTGCAACACCATACGAAGAACCATGCTACGGACATCTTGCAGATGCAGTTATCCGTGAACTTGGTGTACCGCTTGTAACAGGCGATATCCCTGGTGTAGCAGTAATCCTTGGATCTGCTCCTACAGTAGAAGAAGGCGTTGCTCTTGTTAAGAGTTATCAGGCACAGGGTATCCTGGTAACACTGGTTGGCGGAATCATCGACCAGGTTGCAGAAGCAGGAATGAAGACAGGTGCAAACGTACGTGTTATTCCGCTTGGAAAAGACGTTACAGCAGTTATCCATGTAGTATCTGTAGCTCTTCGTGCAGCTCTGATCTTCGGTAACGTAACACCTGGAGATGCAGGCACACTGATGAAATACACAATGGATCGTGTACCGGCATTCGTTAACGCATTCAAACCTCTGGATGATGTTATCGTAGCCTGTGGTGCAGGTGCTATCGCACTTGGATTCCCGGTTGTTACAAACGAAACAGAAAATATCTTCCGTGTACCAAAGAGCCTGATCGTTCAGGAAGACGTAAGCAAATTCAATGCTACATCTCTTGAAGCACGTGACATTAAGATCAAGATCACAAATATCGATATTCCGGTTGCATTCGCATCTGCATTCGAAGGTGAGATCATCCGTCGTAAAGATATGCAGGTTGAATTCGATGGTTCCCGTGTAGACTGTGCAGAGCTTGTACAGACATGTGACGCTTCTGAAGTAGAAGATCACAAGATCACAGTAGTAGGACCGGAAGTAGACGACATGGAACTCGGAAGCAAGAACAGCATTGCATATGTTGTTAAAGTTGCAGGCAAGAACATGCAGCCTGACTTTGAGCCGGTTATCGAGCGTAAATTCCACAACTACATTAACTGTATCGAAGGTGTATATCATACAGGACAGCGTGATATGCAGCGTATCCGTATCAGCATTGATGCATTCAATGCAGGATTCAAGATCAAACACATTGGTGAAGTTCTTTACGCATCTGTGAAAAATGAATTTGACGCAGTTGTTGATAAATGTGAAGTTGTTATTTATACAGATCCGGCAGAATGTACAAGAGTACGTCACGAAGTTGCAATCCCGATCTTCGACAAACGTGATGAGCGTCTTGATACTCTGACAGATGAATCTGTAGATGTATATTACAGCTGTATCCTCTGTCAGGCATTCTCTCCAAGCCACGTATGTGTAGTAACACCAGAAAGACTTGGACTCTGTGGTGCCGTTTCATGGCTGGATGCAAAAGCAACACATCAGCTGGATCCTAACGGACCTTGCCAGGTAATCACAAAAGAACGTCCGATCGATGAGAACCTTGGTTCTTACGAAGACGTTGATGAAGCAGTTCAGAAATTCTCACAGGGTGCTCTGGAACACGTTACACTGTACTCCATCATGCAGGATCCTATGACATCATGCGGATGCTTCGAGTGTATCTGTGGTATCGAACCATTCTCCAACGGTGTTGTTATTGCAAACCGTGAGTATGCAGGCATGACTCCTCTTGGAATGACATTCCCGGAAATGGCATCCATGACAGGCGGCGGTGTTCAGACACCTGGATTCATGGGACATGGAAAACATTTCATTTCTTCCAAGAAATTCATGAAGGCTGAAGGCGGTATCGAGCGTATCGTATGGATGCCAAAAGAACTGAAAGAATTCGTTGCTGAACGTCTGAACAAGACAGCTCAGGAACTTTACGGAATTGAAAACTTCACAGATATGATCGGTGATGAAACAGTAGCAACAGATCCGGAAGCACTGGTTGAATACCTTACAGAAAAAGGACATCCGGCACTGGCTATGGATCCGATGATGTAA
- the acsB gene encoding acetyl-CoA decarbonylase/synthase complex subunit alpha/beta yields the protein MLINRIFNGNDAVYGLTVNAVDEAVKEHGADKPVGFPHTAYCLPCYYAVTGVKVKTLGELKEALGVVKTLMTRNHELDDALMSGVATALCAEFIEALKYLDGAEPYSEPCYGHLADSIIRELGVPLVTGDIPGVAVILGSAPTAQEGVDLIKSYQKQGILVTLVGGIIDQATELGLKMGYNVRIVPLGKDVTSVIHVVSVAIRAALIFGNVTPGDAGALLTYTKDRVPAFVNAFKPIDDVILAAGAGAIKLGFPVISNEDENIVEVPGALIACPDVADFNKVSLEARGIKIKITDIDIPVAFASAFEGEIIRRKDMQVEFDGSRVDCAELVQTKNMDEVEDHKITVVGPEVDTFEEGSKHSLAYVVEVAGKKMQPDFEPVIERKFHNYINCIEGVYHTGQRDMFRIRISKDAFNAGFRAKHFGEVLYAQVKNEFEAVVDKCAVTIYTDPAECTRIRHEVAIPTFDRRDERLDTLTDESVDVYYSCILCQAFSPSHVCVVTPERLGLCGAVSWLDAKATHELDPNGPCQVITKERPIDENLGSYEDVDEAVQKFSQGALEHVTLYSIMQDPMTSCGCFECICGIEPFSNGVVIANREYAGMTPLGMTFPEMASMTGGGVQTPGFMGHGKHFISSKKFMKAEGGIERIVWMPKELKDTVAERLNKTAQELYGIENFTDMIGDETVATDPEALVEFLTEKGHPALSMDPMM from the coding sequence ATGTTAATCAACAGAATCTTTAATGGAAATGATGCAGTATATGGCCTGACCGTCAATGCTGTGGACGAAGCAGTCAAAGAACATGGCGCAGACAAACCAGTGGGCTTTCCCCATACGGCATATTGCCTGCCATGTTATTACGCAGTAACAGGCGTAAAGGTCAAAACATTGGGAGAATTAAAAGAGGCCCTGGGCGTTGTAAAGACACTCATGACCAGAAATCATGAGCTGGACGACGCACTGATGTCAGGGGTAGCAACCGCACTCTGCGCAGAATTTATTGAAGCTCTGAAATATCTGGATGGAGCGGAACCATACAGCGAGCCGTGTTATGGACATCTTGCAGATTCAATTATCCGTGAGCTTGGAGTACCGCTTGTAACGGGTGATATCCCTGGCGTTGCTGTTATCCTTGGATCAGCTCCGACTGCACAGGAAGGTGTTGATCTGATCAAGAGTTATCAGAAACAGGGTATTCTTGTAACACTGGTTGGTGGTATTATCGATCAGGCAACAGAACTTGGACTGAAGATGGGGTATAATGTAAGAATCGTACCACTTGGCAAAGATGTAACATCTGTTATTCATGTAGTATCTGTGGCAATCCGTGCAGCACTGATCTTTGGTAATGTAACACCTGGAGATGCCGGCGCATTGCTTACATATACAAAGGACAGAGTTCCGGCTTTTGTAAATGCTTTCAAACCAATTGATGATGTCATTCTTGCGGCAGGTGCAGGCGCAATCAAACTCGGCTTCCCGGTTATTTCCAATGAAGATGAGAATATCGTAGAAGTTCCGGGCGCATTGATCGCATGCCCGGATGTGGCTGATTTCAATAAGGTTTCACTTGAAGCAAGGGGTATCAAGATCAAAATTACAGATATTGATATTCCGGTTGCATTTGCATCTGCATTTGAAGGTGAGATCATCCGTCGTAAAGATATGCAGGTTGAGTTTGATGGTTCACGTGTAGACTGTGCAGAACTTGTACAGACAAAGAATATGGATGAAGTAGAAGACCACAAGATCACAGTTGTAGGTCCTGAGGTAGATACTTTTGAAGAAGGCAGTAAACACAGCCTTGCTTATGTAGTTGAAGTTGCAGGTAAGAAGATGCAGCCTGACTTTGAACCGGTTATCGAACGTAAATTCCACAACTACATTAACTGTATTGAGGGAGTTTATCACACCGGCCAGAGGGATATGTTCCGTATCCGAATCAGCAAAGATGCATTCAATGCCGGATTCCGTGCAAAACATTTTGGTGAAGTGCTTTATGCACAGGTCAAAAATGAATTTGAAGCAGTTGTTGATAAATGTGCGGTTACAATTTACACAGATCCTGCAGAATGTACCAGAATCCGTCATGAAGTTGCAATCCCGACATTTGACAGACGAGACGAACGTCTGGATACTCTGACAGATGAATCTGTAGATGTATATTACAGCTGTATCCTCTGTCAGGCATTTTCTCCAAGTCATGTATGTGTAGTAACACCAGAAAGACTTGGACTTTGCGGTGCCGTTTCATGGCTGGATGCAAAAGCAACACATGAACTGGATCCGAACGGACCATGCCAGGTGATCACAAAAGAACGTCCGATCGACGAGAATCTTGGCTCTTATGAAGATGTAGATGAAGCAGTTCAGAAATTCTCACAGGGAGCTCTGGAACATGTTACACTGTATTCTATCATGCAGGATCCTATGACATCCTGTGGATGTTTCGAATGTATCTGCGGAATTGAGCCGTTCTCTAACGGCGTTGTTATTGCAAACCGTGAGTATGCAGGTATGACACCGCTCGGAATGACATTCCCGGAGATGGCATCCATGACAGGTGGTGGTGTTCAGACACCTGGATTTATGGGCCATGGAAAACATTTCATTTCTTCCAAGAAATTCATGAAGGCTGAAGGCGGTATTGAGCGTATCGTATGGATGCCGAAGGAGCTGAAAGATACTGTAGCAGAACGTCTGAACAAGACAGCACAGGAACTTTACGGAATTGAAAACTTCACAGATATGATCGGTGATGAGACAGTTGCAACAGATCCGGAAGCGCTTGTAGAATTTTTAACAGAAAAAGGCCATCCAGCCTTGTCAATGGACCCAATGATGTAG
- the acsD gene encoding acetyl-CoA decarbonylase/synthase complex subunit delta, whose translation MPFNQKPQKFNAKINSVTIGNGDKTVTIGGENSFPFYSFDAPTENAPKIGVEISDLGLDEFSEGVKAYYEGATTMADIAKKAAAIEGADFVALILDGGDPNGANKSVEELIGVVKEVADAIDCPLVVEGCKNVEKDAELLPKVAEVLQGRNALLLSEKEENYKAIGAAAGLAYNQIVGAESAVDINLAKQLNVVTTQLGVDAKKIVMNIGSAAAGYGYEYVVSTMDRIKGAALGQNDNMLQMPIITPVSAETWAVKEATASEADMPEWGSADERGIDMEVMTAAADLAAGSDAVILRHPESIKTISKMIKALV comes from the coding sequence ATGCCGTTTAATCAGAAACCACAGAAATTTAACGCAAAGATCAACTCTGTCACAATCGGTAACGGAGACAAGACTGTGACTATCGGAGGAGAAAACTCCTTCCCATTTTATAGCTTTGATGCACCAACAGAAAACGCACCGAAGATCGGTGTTGAGATTTCTGACCTTGGACTGGACGAATTTTCCGAAGGCGTAAAAGCTTACTATGAAGGTGCAACTACTATGGCTGATATCGCTAAAAAAGCAGCAGCTATAGAAGGTGCAGATTTTGTTGCCCTGATTCTGGATGGTGGAGACCCGAATGGAGCAAACAAATCTGTTGAAGAACTTATCGGGGTTGTTAAAGAAGTAGCAGATGCTATCGACTGTCCACTGGTTGTAGAAGGCTGCAAGAACGTAGAGAAGGATGCGGAACTTCTCCCGAAAGTTGCAGAAGTACTTCAGGGAAGAAATGCACTTCTTCTTTCCGAAAAAGAAGAAAACTACAAAGCAATCGGTGCAGCAGCAGGTCTTGCTTATAATCAGATCGTTGGTGCTGAATCAGCCGTTGATATCAACCTTGCAAAACAGCTGAACGTTGTTACTACACAGCTTGGTGTTGATGCGAAGAAGATCGTTATGAACATCGGTAGTGCAGCAGCTGGTTACGGATATGAGTACGTAGTATCTACTATGGACCGTATCAAAGGTGCAGCATTAGGACAGAACGACAATATGCTGCAGATGCCTATTATTACACCTGTATCCGCAGAGACATGGGCAGTTAAAGAAGCAACAGCTTCTGAAGCTGATATGCCTGAATGGGGATCAGCAGATGAGCGTGGAATCGATATGGAAGTTATGACTGCTGCAGCTGACCTTGCAGCTGGTTCTGATGCCGTAATCTTAAGACATCCGGAATCAATTAAGACTATTTCCAAAATGATCAAAGCACTTGTGTAA
- the acsC gene encoding acetyl-CoA decarbonylase/synthase complex subunit gamma → MALNGIQIFKLTPKKNCKECGCPTCMAFSMKVAQGAMKIEQCPHMSDEALASLSEATAPPMKTIKIGTGDAEFTLGGETVLFRHEKTFVSKPRYAVSLCTCMDDAEVEAKLAEIPHVDYDRIGERMHVELVYVNCDAEADAAKYTALVEKAKGLGRTLILGCTDPEIAKAALEVCKDGKPVLNGANASNYEAMNAVATEAGVVLGVSGKDINELYDTVAALEKLGNKNLVLDTTGADIKETFANTVMVRRAALKDQDRTFGYPSIVNLVKLAKGDHHLQAALASVFTMKYGSIIVMEQMTYAEALPLFGLRQNVYTDPQKPMKVEPGIYPLNGADENSLVVTTVDFALTYFVVSGELERSGVPLNLVINDAGGLSVLTSWAAGKFSSTSISEYIKTEVEPKVKCRKLVIPGKVAVLKGDLEAKLPGWEIIVGPREAVQLVKFLKDMQA, encoded by the coding sequence ATGGCACTGAATGGTATTCAGATTTTTAAATTAACACCAAAGAAAAACTGTAAGGAATGTGGATGTCCGACATGTATGGCTTTCTCCATGAAAGTTGCACAGGGCGCAATGAAAATTGAACAGTGTCCACATATGTCTGACGAAGCACTGGCTTCCCTTTCTGAGGCAACTGCTCCGCCGATGAAGACAATCAAGATCGGAACAGGCGATGCAGAGTTCACACTCGGTGGAGAAACTGTTCTGTTCAGACATGAAAAAACATTTGTAAGCAAACCAAGATATGCTGTATCTCTCTGCACATGCATGGATGATGCAGAAGTTGAGGCTAAACTTGCAGAAATCCCACATGTAGACTATGACCGTATCGGTGAAAGAATGCATGTAGAACTTGTATACGTGAACTGCGATGCAGAAGCAGATGCTGCCAAATATACAGCACTTGTAGAAAAAGCAAAAGGTCTGGGAAGAACTCTGATTCTTGGATGCACAGATCCTGAAATCGCAAAAGCAGCTCTTGAAGTATGCAAAGATGGCAAACCGGTTCTTAACGGAGCAAACGCTTCCAACTATGAAGCAATGAATGCTGTTGCAACAGAAGCAGGAGTAGTTCTTGGAGTATCCGGAAAAGACATCAACGAGCTTTACGATACCGTAGCAGCTCTTGAAAAACTTGGCAACAAAAACCTTGTTCTTGATACAACAGGTGCTGACATCAAAGAAACATTTGCAAATACTGTAATGGTTCGTCGTGCAGCTCTGAAAGATCAGGACAGAACATTTGGATATCCATCCATCGTTAACCTGGTTAAACTTGCCAAAGGTGATCATCATTTACAGGCAGCACTTGCTTCCGTATTTACAATGAAATATGGTTCCATCATCGTTATGGAACAGATGACATATGCAGAGGCTCTTCCACTGTTTGGTCTTCGTCAGAACGTTTATACTGATCCACAGAAACCGATGAAAGTAGAGCCGGGTATCTACCCACTCAACGGTGCAGATGAGAATTCTCTCGTTGTTACAACCGTAGACTTTGCTCTTACATACTTCGTAGTTTCTGGTGAACTGGAACGTTCCGGTGTACCGCTTAATCTGGTTATCAACGATGCAGGCGGACTTTCCGTACTGACATCCTGGGCAGCTGGTAAATTCTCCAGCACCAGCATTTCTGAGTACATCAAGACAGAAGTTGAGCCGAAAGTAAAATGCCGTAAACTCGTTATCCCTGGTAAAGTAGCTGTTCTTAAGGGCGACCTTGAAGCAAAACTTCCGGGATGGGAGATCATTGTAGGACCTAGAGAAGCAGTTCAGCTTGTGAAATTCTTAAAAGATATGCAGGCATAA
- the acsE gene encoding carbon monoxide dehydrogenase/acetyl-CoA synthase methytransferase subunit: protein MAKFVTIGERLSTTAPAVNKAFTERDPEPILKRAKQQLDAGATYLDVNIGPAENDGPELMKWAVELLQSNFDNVPLALDTSNVAAIEAGISVYNRSKGKPIVNSADAAGRIGYVDVAAANDAIVIALCNGEGIAKDNDERMMYMQTLMERGMEHGMDVENDMWFDPLFLVIKGMQDKQMEVLEFIKMISDMGMKSTGGLSNNSNGMPKHIRPIMDSAMVAMAMMQGLTSAIVNPNDLRLMETIKSCDIIKNNYLYADSYLEI, encoded by the coding sequence ATGGCAAAATTTGTTACTATTGGAGAGAGACTTTCCACAACAGCACCAGCAGTTAATAAAGCATTTACAGAGAGAGATCCTGAGCCGATCCTCAAAAGAGCAAAACAGCAGCTCGATGCAGGTGCTACATACCTCGATGTAAATATCGGACCAGCAGAGAACGATGGACCGGAACTGATGAAATGGGCTGTAGAGCTTCTGCAGAGCAACTTTGACAATGTTCCGCTTGCACTGGATACTTCCAACGTTGCAGCTATCGAAGCTGGTATTTCTGTATACAATCGTTCCAAAGGAAAACCGATCGTAAACTCCGCTGATGCTGCAGGAAGAATCGGTTATGTTGATGTTGCAGCTGCTAACGATGCAATCGTTATCGCTCTTTGCAACGGTGAAGGAATTGCAAAAGACAATGATGAACGTATGATGTACATGCAGACTCTGATGGAGAGAGGTATGGAACATGGTATGGACGTTGAGAACGATATGTGGTTCGATCCGTTATTCCTGGTTATCAAAGGAATGCAGGACAAACAGATGGAAGTTCTTGAATTCATCAAAATGATCTCTGATATGGGAATGAAGAGCACCGGTGGTCTTTCTAACAACTCCAACGGTATGCCGAAACATATCCGTCCGATCATGGACTCCGCTATGGTAGCTATGGCTATGATGCAGGGACTTACATCCGCAATCGTTAACCCTAACGACCTGCGTCTGATGGAAACAATCAAATCCTGTGATATCATCAAAAATAATTACCTGTACGCAGATTCCTATCTGGAAATCTAA
- the acsV gene encoding corrinoid activation/regeneration protein AcsV, translating to MFKVTFAFENGSEVEAFANAGDNLLEVARGANVAIDAPCSGNGACGKCRVQLKGGELDSKKTLHISDEEFEKGWRLACMSKICADVEVLVPDIASAYKSRMKVADLSSKEEIAIFEKAKNQVEETGIQLRNSLEVVELQMTEPTLDDTMPDVERLTRALRKFMNLKRIRVPYAVLRKLPDVLRASKFSVKCVVRVTPDDMFVYDIFDAKEDVIMGGLAVDIGTTTVSAVIINMATGEILAKSSSGNGQIRYGADVINRIIETTKPGGIKKLQDAVIKETINPMIHEMCRSIHLPENQIYRMCVASNTTMNHLFAGINADYLRTEPYIPAFFKTNSLFASDVGIEINGDAHIIMAPNIGSYVGGDITAGTLVSMIWNRPEFSLFIDLGTNGELVFGNSDFMMSCACSAGPAFEGGDISCGMRATDGAIEACTIDKETMEPTYKVVGEPGTKPVGLCGSGIIDVISELFMTGIINPKGKFVREGKRVRHDHYGMGSYVIAFEEEAGSVKDVEITEVDIDNFIRAKGAIFSAIRTMLSSLDFDVSMIDDVYVAGGIGSGINMQNAVNIGMFPDVPLEKFHYIGNSSLTGAYLMLLSTQAEKKTYELASNMTYMELSTVPTYMDEFVGACFIPHTDASMFPNVHQR from the coding sequence ATGTTTAAGGTGACATTTGCATTTGAAAATGGCAGTGAGGTAGAAGCATTTGCCAATGCGGGGGATAATCTGCTGGAGGTTGCACGTGGTGCGAACGTGGCAATTGATGCACCATGTTCCGGAAACGGAGCCTGCGGAAAGTGTCGGGTGCAGTTAAAAGGCGGAGAACTGGACTCAAAGAAAACTCTTCATATTTCTGATGAGGAATTTGAAAAAGGATGGCGTCTGGCATGCATGAGCAAAATCTGCGCGGATGTGGAAGTACTTGTGCCGGACATCGCATCTGCTTACAAAAGCAGAATGAAAGTGGCAGACTTAAGTTCTAAAGAAGAAATCGCAATTTTTGAAAAAGCAAAAAATCAGGTCGAAGAGACCGGAATTCAGTTAAGAAATAGTCTGGAAGTTGTAGAACTCCAGATGACTGAACCAACACTGGATGATACCATGCCGGATGTTGAGAGACTGACAAGAGCACTTCGCAAATTTATGAATCTGAAACGGATCAGAGTTCCGTATGCAGTTCTCCGTAAACTTCCGGATGTGCTCCGTGCAAGTAAATTTTCAGTGAAATGTGTGGTCCGCGTAACACCGGATGATATGTTTGTCTATGATATTTTTGATGCAAAAGAAGACGTGATCATGGGTGGACTCGCAGTAGATATTGGTACAACAACCGTTTCTGCTGTCATCATCAATATGGCTACGGGTGAAATCCTTGCCAAGAGTTCCTCCGGTAACGGACAGATCCGTTATGGTGCGGATGTTATCAACCGTATCATTGAGACAACGAAACCTGGTGGAATCAAAAAACTGCAGGATGCAGTGATCAAAGAAACGATCAACCCGATGATTCATGAGATGTGCAGAAGCATTCACCTTCCGGAGAACCAGATTTATCGTATGTGTGTGGCATCCAATACGACAATGAACCATCTGTTCGCAGGAATTAATGCAGATTACCTGCGTACAGAACCATATATTCCGGCTTTCTTTAAAACAAATTCGCTGTTTGCATCAGATGTCGGAATTGAGATCAATGGAGATGCCCATATTATTATGGCACCGAACATCGGAAGCTATGTGGGTGGCGATATCACAGCAGGTACACTGGTAAGTATGATCTGGAACAGACCGGAATTTTCACTGTTTATCGACCTTGGTACCAACGGTGAGCTCGTTTTTGGAAACTCTGATTTTATGATGAGCTGTGCCTGCTCTGCCGGACCGGCATTCGAAGGTGGAGATATCAGCTGCGGTATGCGTGCGACAGATGGAGCAATCGAAGCATGTACCATTGATAAAGAAACCATGGAACCGACATACAAAGTAGTCGGTGAACCTGGAACCAAACCGGTCGGTCTTTGCGGTTCCGGAATCATTGATGTGATCAGTGAACTGTTTATGACCGGAATCATCAACCCGAAGGGCAAATTTGTCCGTGAAGGTAAGCGTGTCCGCCATGACCATTATGGAATGGGCAGCTATGTGATCGCATTTGAGGAAGAGGCAGGATCTGTAAAAGATGTTGAGATCACAGAAGTAGATATCGACAACTTCATCCGTGCAAAAGGAGCTATTTTCTCTGCAATCCGCACGATGCTGTCTTCGCTTGATTTTGATGTATCCATGATTGATGATGTTTACGTTGCCGGTGGTATCGGAAGTGGAATCAACATGCAGAATGCAGTTAATATCGGAATGTTCCCGGATGTTCCGCTTGAGAAATTCCATTATATTGGTAACTCATCACTGACAGGTGCTTATCTGATGCTTCTTTCCACACAGGCCGAGAAAAAGACCTATGAACTTGCATCAAATATGACATATATGGAGCTTTCGACAGTTCCGACTTACATGGATGAATTCGTGGGAGCATGTTTTATCCCACATACCGATGCATCTATGTTTCCGAATGTGCATCAAAGATAA
- a CDS encoding DUF3786 domain-containing protein: MSSDVKTTTFSPAETESVGDKLGYGKDSKERLPWEHYLSQYQESDPKEIAARLGISYDEEQKYFTLKFLGTVYQISWPDFQVSHEADDMGFYPLETMTYARTLTIRFLLNGAEASGTGKFKTYREMPWGEVYLRQFDGRCIKRLAFSYGNRIKDFQAIMEHMHCVPVKHGDIAYKLEIFPDYLVQMILWEGDDEFPPSSQILFSDNFPISFQAEDMAVMGDVIIGSLKSFAKCI, translated from the coding sequence ATGAGTTCTGACGTAAAAACAACAACATTTAGTCCGGCAGAAACAGAATCTGTAGGAGATAAACTGGGATATGGAAAAGACAGCAAAGAGCGTCTCCCATGGGAACATTATCTGAGCCAGTATCAGGAATCAGATCCAAAGGAAATTGCTGCAAGACTTGGCATTTCCTATGATGAAGAACAGAAGTATTTTACTCTGAAATTTCTTGGGACGGTTTATCAGATTTCCTGGCCGGATTTTCAGGTCAGCCACGAAGCGGATGATATGGGATTTTATCCTCTGGAAACCATGACCTATGCCAGAACTCTGACGATTCGTTTTCTGCTGAATGGTGCGGAAGCATCAGGTACCGGGAAATTCAAAACCTACAGAGAAATGCCGTGGGGTGAAGTATACCTTCGACAGTTTGACGGACGCTGTATCAAGCGGCTGGCATTCTCCTATGGAAACCGTATCAAAGATTTTCAGGCAATCATGGAACACATGCACTGTGTTCCGGTGAAGCATGGAGACATTGCTTATAAGCTGGAGATCTTTCCAGATTATCTGGTACAGATGATCCTGTGGGAAGGAGACGATGAATTTCCGCCATCCTCACAGATTCTGTTTTCGGATAATTTTCCGATATCTTTTCAGGCAGAAGATATGGCTGTTATGGGCGATGTGATCATCGGATCACTGAAGTCCTTTGCGAAATGTATATAA